Part of the Spiroplasma endosymbiont of Poecilobothrus nobilitatus genome is shown below.
GAATTAAACATATTTTTAAATTTAATTGCCTTATATTTTATTTCTAATTGTGATAAAGAATAAAGTAATTGGATTATTAATTTATTACTATTGTTAATATTCTTGCAACGTTCTTTAATAATTTCAACTTTATCTCATATTTCTTGTCAATGTCGTTGTAACCCACTTGTTTCTCGTTTTTTCATTTCTTTACAATACTTAATATATTCTTCAGCATAACTATATAAATTAATTAATAAAGTACTATTTTTTTCTAAAGTTGCAGTTGTTACTGCATCAAATAATTCACGATGTAAATCATTATTATTGATTGCAAAAAGAAATTTATCCAAAATTGCAAAAAGATTTTGATTTCAAATTTTTTCAATAATCGATGATTTTGCAATATTAGTTAATGCTAATAATTGGTTTAAAGAAACATCGTTTTTGTCATAAAGTTCTTGCAAGATATTTAAAACTTCTTTATTTGATAATAAAGTATTATTAGTCAACACTTTATAAGCTTTAATAATATTTTTTTGCAATTTTGTTTGTTGTTTCATTAGCACAATTAAAGTTTTATGCATTTTATTAAAATAATTTGGTTTTAAATTTAAATTACTTAAAATTTGTTCAGATTGATATAAAACATTAACTTTATTATTAAAATCATTTATGGTCATACTTTTCAATATATTATCAAAAGTTTCTTCATTATTATTTAAAATATCAATTAAATAACAGTAAATAAAAACATTTTCAATTTGATTATTATGAATTATTTCATAAATATTTGCCTGTTCACTATTTATTAAATTTTTTAATTCCTCTAAAATTTTATTAAATAACATCTGACTATACTTCGGAAGAAATTTTTGTGCTGTTATAATATTAAGGTTTAGCATAATAAGTTCTGTTGGTTGTAATATGTAAAGTTCAGTATCATTTTTATCATTGATGAATAAAGTTAAAAAATTATCATTAATTGTTAAAATCTCACTAGTTAAATAAAAAATTGGAATTGAACCAGTTAAATCATGCATTGTAGTTGTTTGCTCAGCATTAACAAAAATAATACAACTAATATTATTATCATAATAATATTTATTAGCTAAGACTGCTTTTGGTTTAACACTTGCTGCATTAATAATTACAATTCTCGGATTTATTAATGTAGAAGTAATATAAAGCGGATCTTGCTGATAATCACTTTCTAATATATTTGTTGCTACTTTTTGAAGATTTAAATTAAAATTATCCCTTAAAGTTTTAGCCATCTCAGTTAAAAAATAATCAACAATTTTTGTTTTTAAATTAACATTATCCTCAATAATTTGTTGCAATTGTTGGTCATTAACAATTTGAATTTTAATATCTTTAAAAGTGGTTAAGGACAGTATAACTTCTTTTTCTTCATAAACATCAATCAATAAATTGTTAATTTGATTAGTATTATAGTAGATTTCTTGCGTTTTAGTGCGAATTGAAGTAAATGTTGTATCATCATTAAAAATATTATTTTTATTAATATTTAACTTGTACTTTTCTAACAAATGAAATAAATCTTCACCATTAATAATTGGTTCTTGTTCTGGAACAATAATTAAATCATTGCTATTTTTTTCTAATAAAGATAATTGTTCATTATTTATGTACTTTTCGCCCGAAAAAATATTAAAATCAAAATTAATAACTGCTTCACGATTACTATTTTTACTTAATAAATATCCCTGTTCTAATGCCGTTAACGCTTCTTTTGAAATGCAAAAAATCCCAATTGGTCGATCAATTCAATCCTGTTCAGCAGAACTATTTGCTAAATAATTTAATGATGTTTGCTTATTAATTTCAATAATATTTTCTTTTTCAATTAAGTCCTTTAGACATTCTACATAAATTTTAAAATTAAAAATTTGTAATTCATCCTGTAAAATATCAGCTAATGATTTTTCTTTATTAGGATAATTAGTAATAGCATTTAAAATTACATACTGAAAAAAAGCTAGTTTTTTTGGTGTTTGATAGCTAACTATTGTTTTTAATTTTTTCCAATTTTTATAAACTTTTACCATTCCTAATTTCATGTTTTTACCTCTAATTCTTATTATAATAAATCTTTTGCGTTTCAAACAAGACCATAACTATCAATAATTCGTAAAATTTCATAATATGCTTTAATTGTTTTTGTAATATTTGGATTAGCAATTATTGGAATTTCAACATCAATATTAGCAAAAAAACTAACTGCTCCAATAATAATTAACATATTTTTTGCTCTTGAAAATGCAACATTTAATCGTTCGTATTTCTTAATAAATTCTTTATTAGCATTTAATTGCTTACGAGGATTGCGAACTGTATTAACAATAACAATTTCGGTTTCTCGCCCTTGATAATCATCAACTGTTGAAACTTCTACTTTAATATTTTTAAATTTTAAACTTTTAATAGCTCTTCGTAATTTTTTAACATGTAAACTATAAAAACTAATAACTGCAACTTTAGGCTGTTTTTTTAATTTAACTGTTAAATTATTATATCCTGCTTCAATTAATTCTAATGTTTTTATTGTTAAATCAACTTCTAATCAATTAAAAAGACTCGTACTACCACTTTCAACTTGTTCATAAACAAAATTAATATTAGTCTTATCTTTTGATGAATCAATTCAATAAATTGCTTTATTACTATCAAAAATTTTTAGACCATCTTTATTTTCAACAGTAATATAATGTTGTTTTTCATTATTTTGATTAGTTTTATCACCTAACTGCAGCTGATTTTCATAAAAAAAATTTACAATTCGCATAATATCTTCATGACTACGATATTGATTAATTAGAATTTCTTTTACTGAATCATCACATTTTGAGATAATTTTTTTAAATAATGAATTAGTTATTAATTCTAAAAAATCATTATAACTATAATTTTGGTCATAAATTTCATTAATTAATGCAACATCTTCTTCTTGATATGGCATAAGTGGTGGCAATTGCCGATAATCACCAACTAAAATAACAGTTTTACCATATACTAATGGCATAAAAATTTCCATTGGTGTTAATTTACTTACTTCATCAATAATAACAACATCAAAAACAAATTTTTTAATATCAATATCAGAAATATTATAATCCCGTAAAACTTTATTCTTACTTTGTGCGTATGATTGATTTGAAGTCGCAGTCATTGCAACAACATTGACAGTATCTTGTAAAAATTGATTAGCATAATTAATTGTATCTCGTTCCATCGCTGGTGTGAAATGATTAGTTTCAATATTCTCTTGTGTTAAAAAATCTGATATCTGATAATTTTTATTTAAAAAGGTAATCATATTATTTACAAAATTAAACTTTGTTGCTTTTTCTTGGAGCACAAAATTAAGGTCATGTTCAATTTTATTAATTTCTTTATCAATTTCATTAATTGTTCCACTAATATCTTTTACTACTAAATTTAAATTAAAAATTGTATTAATACTGTTAACAATGTTTTCGACTTCAACTTTTAGAGCATTAATTTTATGATTTAATGTTCCAGTTTCAATTTCTAAATAAGAAATTTCTTGCTCATATTTATCTTCATCAATTTCACTAATTTTGTTTTGATTAATAACACTTTGTTCTTCATATTGCTGTAATAATTGTTTAAGATCATTTTTAAATGCTTCTTGTTCCTTTTTAAACACAATGTTTTCTTGTTTTAATGTAACTTGATTCTTTAATTCTAAAATTTCATTTTGAACAGCAGTTAATCGTTCCATTCAATCATCATCGCGTAAGTCTTTACTAACTTGTTTTAATGTTGCTAATTCTATCTCTTTATGCTTTAACAACTTATTATCAGTAGTAATTGTTAATAGTTTTTTGTATGTTTCTGTTAATGAATATGAATCATCAATTTGAAATCCAAATTTTTCTTGCAACAATTCCCCAAAATGTTTATTAAATAATCGTACAAGATCCGGAGTTGGAGCAACTATTCCATCTCAATTAATATTAACTAAGAAATCTAATAGATTACGAATATTATTAATATCAATTGTTAATTTTCGATTATCATCTAGATATTGCAATTTTTGATTAATGATTGTTTCTCGCTCAGCAACTAATGTATTTAACTTTTGGGTATAATGATTGTAATCATTAATTTCTTTTTCTAACATTTTAGCATTTGCTTTTAATTTTTGTAGTTCATATTTTTGAATTTCATAATCATTTCCAATTCCATCTCATTTTGTTAAATATTGTCGTAATAAATAAGCATAAATAAAACGATAATTATTAAAAATTAATTTATCTGGATTAAAATCATTAAAACGATTTTTTTTACGAACTTCATCACTTGTTAAGCGCAAAGGAACCAACAAAGGTGTTTTAGATAATCTTGTTAAAACATTGTCAATTGCAGTATGATTTTGTGAAGAAATTAAAACTTTCTTTCCTAATTTAGCATATTGATAAACTAATTCAGCAATAAATTCAGTTTTCCCTGTCCCTGGTGGACCTTGCAGTAAAAAAATATCTTGTGAGTTTAAGGCTTTTGTTATTGCTTTCTGTTGATTTCCATTTAAATTATTTGAAGCAAAAATTAATTGTTCTTCCGTAATTAAGTTAGATTGTGTCTTTAATTTAATATCTTCAATATTAAAGATATAATTAATTAAATATGGATTTGCAACATCATTTTTGCTAATCTTATCTAAAATAACATTACTACGCCGAAGTAAAGTTGAGTCCCCTTTTCCAATATAAGTTAAATAACCATAAGAAGGTATCATTTTATTTAATTCATTAAATGATATTTCATCCTCATTTTTTATTTCATAAAAACAATTAACAATTTGATACTTCTCTAATTGATTAATAGTTACTTTAATTGTTTCATGGTCAATGTCACTTTCTTGCATAATATCATTTTCAAGCATATATATTTTGATTAATTCTTTTTTAAAATCATAGATATCTTTTTGCTTCATTTTTGTTTCAGAAATATTAATCCCTAAGTCATAAATATCTGCTCCATCTTGAACATAACTTTCACTAAAATTAAAAGAAAATAGTGTTAATGGAGCATCTTTTTGATATGTACGATTAATTTGTAAATTAGCAAGAATTAAATTGTTTAATTTCTTTAATATTGAATATTTATCTAAATTATCTAGCAATAACTCTAATTCTACAATAATTATTTCTTCAAATAAATGACTAATTGTTAAATTTTTATTAGTAAAAGTTTTTTTGTCAACATATCAAAAATTTTGGGATAAAAATCTTACATCATGAAATTTTTCGCCGATTGGAACTGTTTTTGGAATTTTAATATATTCTGTTAATTTCCGGTTTAAATATAAACAAGAATTATTACGCTTGTATTCTAAGTTTTGTTCTTGAAAGCGTAAATATTGTAACCACCGTTCTTTTTCTTCGGCAAAAGATGAAGTTAAAAATTTCATATTTGCTATAACATTTGAATCAAAAATAGTTCGTAATTTTGCTTCATCAACCCGAAAATTATCAGCAACTTCAAGCACTACTCCAGTAGCTAATGTTTCAAATTCTTGTTTTTCCTTTTCCATTGCTGTTAAAAAAATATTTTTAACATTAACAATGCCGATTTCTGGATCAATATCGCCTAATATTGTTAATGATAAGTTTGAATCGAACATTTGTTCTAGCAAAGTAATTGATTTAAAACGAATTAAAATATCATAAAGTTTCTTTTTTGATCCTTTTTTATCTTTTTTAATTTTTGCCTGATCATTAATTAAACAAACAAAAAAATCAGCAATACAAATATTATGCTTTAAAAAAGTATCTATTCCTTGAACTGTTGTAATATTTTTTAACCGAAGGTTTTTAACATCATCATCAGTAAATTTACTTTTTGGATTTGTTAAAAAATACAAATTTAACAATAAATTCTTATTATTATATTTGTCGCCCTGAATTGTAAATTCTGTCAACGTCATTTGTTCACCCTCTTATCTACATAATAATTATACTAAACTTATATTAGATAACAAATTAAACCGAACAAATTAAAAAAGTACATTGCAAAGCAAAATGTACTTTTTTGAAATCTATCTTTTTGAATATTGTGGTGCTCTTCTAGCCCCATGTAATCCATATTTTTTTCGTTCTTTAATACGAGCATCACGAGTTAGCATGCCAGAATGTCTCAATAAAGTTTTATAATCTTGTGACGCTTCAACTAGGGCTCTTGCAATTCCTAATCTTGTTGCGCCAGCTTGTCCGGTAAAACCACCACCAGATACTTTAACACGAATATCAAATTCTGATTTTGAACTAGTAATCTCTAAAGGTTGTTCCAAATCTTGCACTAATGTTGCATATGGGAAAAACTCTAATGCTGGTTTCCCATTAACAACAACATTCCCTTTACCAGGAGTCAATACAACTTGGGCAATAGAAGATTTTCTTCTTCCTGTACCACGATATATAACTTCTTGTTTTTTTGCCATATTTTCTCCTTTTATTTATTAGTTAATTCTAATTTAATTGGTTGTTGTGCTTCATGTGTATGTTCATTGCTAGCATAAACAAATAAATTACGGAATAATTTACTTCCTAATTTATTTTTTGGTAACATTCCTTTAATTGCGTGTTTAACAGGATAAATTGGTTTTTTTACTAACATATCCTTTGCTGTTGTTCGTTTTAATCCCCCGGGATGTTGTGAATGATGATAATACATTTTACCCTTTAATTTATTTCCTGATAAATTAATTTTATCAGCATTAAGAATAATAACATTATCACCACAATCAACATGTGGAGTATAAGATGGTTTATTTTTTCCTCTTAAGATCATTGCAACTTTACTTGCTAAACGTCCTAAAACTAGACCTTGAGCATCAATCACATATCATTTTTTTTCAACTTTAGTTGAATTTAAGATAGTTGTTTGTCTCATGTCACTGCCTCCTCACATCATTCCGTACCAGGGTCTAATGTATAAAGCAATAATATTATAACTAAAAATAATAGGATAATCAATATTTTAACTTGATATTTCTAAATTTAATTACTCTTGTAATTTTCAAGTTGAGTAAATTGGAAAATCACTTAATAAGTTTTTTACTTCTTCTTGATATTTAACAATATTATTTTCAGTTGGTTCTTTTAAAACATTATAAATTATTTCTCCAATTTGTTTAAATTCTTTGCTCCCAAAGCCACGCGTTATCATAGCTGCTGTTCCTAACCGAATCCCACTAGTAACCATTGATGATTCTTTATCAAATGGAATCATATTTTTGTTGCAAATAATACCAATTTTTTGTAAAATTTCTTCCGCCATTTGTCCCGAAATTCCTAAACTACTTTTAACATCAACCATTAATAAGTGGTTATCTGTTCCATCAGCTACTAAACGCAGATTATTTACTTTTAATGTTTCTGTTAGGACTTTTGCATTATTAATAATTTCTGCTTAATATGTTTTAAAATCTGGTTGCAATGCCTCTAAAAAAAATTGTGCCTTTGCAGCAATAACATGTTCTAATGGTTAGCATTGATTGCCCGGGAAAACAGCACTGTTAATTTTTTTTGCTCATTTTTGCCTTTGATAAAATTAAACCACCACGATGCCCGCGCAATGTTTTATGTGTTGTTGAAGTAACAACATCAGCATATGGAATTGGGGATTGATGTAAACCAGCGGCAATTAATCCTACAATATGAGCCATATCTAACATTAATAAAGATCCAACTTTATCAGCAATTGCACGGAACTTTTTAAAATCAATCTCACGTGAATAGGCACTAGATCCAGCAACAATTAATTTTGGTTTTACTTCGATTGCAATTTTTTCAATTGCATCATAATCTAACATTTCGGTTGTAGGATCAACTTGATAACTACGAAAATCATATAATCGATCAGAAAAATTAACATTATGACCGTGGGTTAAGTGACCACCTGCTGCTAAATCCATTGCTAAAATAGTATCGCGCGGTTGCAACAAAGCATAATAAGTAGCAGCATTTACTGACTACCTGAATGTGGTTGAACATTAGCATGTTCAGCTTGAAATAACTCCTTAACCTTATCAATTGCTAATTGTTCAACTTGATCAACATATTCACATCCTCTATAAATCGGTGAAATGGATATCCTCCAGCATACTTATTAGTTAAAATTGAGCCTGTAATAGCTAAAGTTGCCTCACTAACATAATTTTCTGATGCAATCAACTCAACATGATCTTGTTGGCGTTTTAATTCCAAATCAATCAATTTTTTAAATTTGTGAATTCACTTTCATTATTTTTATCTCCATTCTATAATTTCTAATATCATTATATAGAGATAAATAAAAAATAACTTAAATAAAAGCTTTAATTTTGTAGAAAACTCTTGATATTTATAAAATATACCTAAAATTAGGTATATTTTTAATATAAGAGGTGAATAATTAATGGAAAAAATAATTGAAGAATTAATAAATAGTTTAACAGATGATCAATTTTTAGAATTTCATGAAAAAGTCAAAAAAGAAGCAGAATTAATTAAAAAACAAAAACGCTTAAATGAAATTGATCAAAAATTTAGGGATAAAGGTATTAAATGTCCTAATTGTCAATCTTTTTATTGTGTTAAAAATGGTCATAATCCTGAAGGAAAACAAAAATATTTATGCAAAAAATGTCGTGCTAGTTTTAATGCTTTTCGTGATCATTTTACGTATTGAAGTCATTTAAATTATGAACAGTGAAATTTATTGATTCAAATTTCATTATTAGGCCAATCTAGTAAAATGATTTCCCACTTTATTAAAACATCACCGAAAACCGCTTGATATAATCGCCAAAAAATAATGAAATCAAAACAATTAGAAAACACCCAATTAAAATTTAAAACGTTAAATGGCCAAATTCAAATCGATGAAACATTTATTAAAGAAATCCACAAAGGTAATTTTAAAGATAAATTTGATAAAAGAAAAATTCATCTTGATTCATTTTCAACCAACACTAAATGTTGTGTTCAAATGGCTGTTGATAGCAATAATAATATTTATGTTAAATCAACCAACACAAAACGATTACAAAAACAGTGAATTATTGAAAATATTAATAAACAATTAATCAAAGAAAATTCAATTATTATTTCTGACATGCAACCATTATATTTATTAGTAGCAAAACAAACAAATTCTATTTTATTAGCAACTAAAACTAGCACAAATCCTGATGCTAGTTATCGGAAGTTAAATAAAATTAGTAAATTACAATCAAATCTTAAAGAATCCTTAATTCATTATCATGGCTTAGGTTTCACGAACATTCAAAATTATTTAAATCTATGAAAATGAAAATACCAGCATAAAGGTTTAACGCCAAACCAACAATCATTGGTATTATATTTTAACGTATAAAAAAGTTAAATAACAATATTAAAAGTTTATATAATTTTCTTTTAAAGTTATCATATTGATGATTTTTTTTATTTCATCAAGAGTTTTCTACAAAATTAAAAAATAAAAGTTATTTTTTCAGGATTTTAATATTGTAAATTTGCATTAGTATCTTTATGAATTAATGGGGAAACAGCCCGATATGTAATATAAATAATTGCTGAATTAAATAATACTTTAATTGGTGCCATTGCTAATCGCATAATCATAGTTACCCCATAACCATCTGTTCCAACATTTTTATTCTGTGAAACCGTTAAAAAGGCGATATCACCCCAGGCGGATATCAAGGTGGTGACTCAATATTCATTAACAACAGCAAGCATAATAATAACAACTAAATCTCAATAACGTTTTTTTGTTTTATCAAAATGACGATAAACAAACATAATAATTCATATAATAATAATAGTTCCCCCCGCGCCAAAACCAATAATATAAATTAAAACAATTTTGCTAACTTCCAATCCAACAAATAATGTAATGGTTTCTAATGGTGAATATCATGTCATTACTCCAGCAAAAGTTCCAAAAATTAAAATAAAAATATTTGTTAACATAAATAAAACTCATTTATGCTTACCAACGGCACGATTAATTGAAAATGCACAACCTGATAAAAATCCATATGAAGCAATTACAATAATATATGCAACATGGAGATAAGAAGGAACAAATAACATAACAATTAATTCAGTAACAATCCCCGATAAAAGTCCGACAATTGGCCCAAAAATAAATCCGCTAATTTTAACCATTAAACCTTCAAAAGCAATCCGCACAGGAGGAAAAACCGTAATTGGTAGTGTTATTGAAATAATAATAGTAACTGTCGCAGAAACTGCTGACAACATTGTAATATACGCAATATTTTTCGTTGTAAAACGAATACCATGATAACGTTTAGCATTAATTAAATAATATAAACCATTATAAATACAATAAATAATAAAAAGAGCGCCAATAACACCACTAGCAATATATGCCATTTTATTACTATATAAGATTTTTGATATATCACTAAATGATGTTAGTAGACCCATAATATCCCCACAATCTATATTAATAAAATAAATCCTTGTTCTGTCAATATTTTACATATATCAATTATACATTACATTTTTCAATCAATTATGTTTTTTTTATTTTTTAAAAGTAAATCGTTAATTTTTACAAAAAATTGTTGATCCTTAAATAAATTGTAACTAAAAGGTGACGGGTGTGTTCCCTTAATAATATTACTTTTATTCAAAATATATTCACCATACTGTTTTGCATAATTGCCTCATAAAACATATACAATATCATTGCGAATCTCATTTAAATAAATAATCAAATTTTGACTAAAATTAGTTCAACCAATATCCTTATGACTTAAAGGCGTTTTGGCAACAACACTTCCAATTGTATTATATAGAAAAACACCCCCTTTAGCTCAATGGTCTAAATTACCACTAGCATAATGATCAACACCTAAGTCTTTTTTTAATTCATGAAAAATATTAACTAAACTTGGCGGAGTTTTAATACCATCATTAACACTAAAAGCTAAACCATTTGCTTGGCCTGGACCATGATATGGATCTTGTCCAATAATAACAACTTTAATATCATTGGGCTCAATTAATGTAAACAAACGAAAAATATCTTTTTTTGCAGGATAACAAAGTTTATTTTGATATTCACTATCAATATTTTTTAACAATTGTTTAAAATACGGTTTTTTAATCTCATTATCAAATAATTCTCCTCAACCAACTGCGTATTTTATTCACATTGCCATTTCTCCTATTGCCTTATTATAGTAAATTATTAATTTCGGTTTTTTGTAAGATAATTATATCAAAAAAAGGAAAAAAAGATAATATAATGAAGCTTTAATTTTGAAGAAAACTCTTGATATTTATAAAATATACCTAAAATTAGGTATATTTTTAATATAAGAGTTGAATAATTAATGGAAAAAAATAATTGAAGAATTAATAAATAGTTTAACAGATGATCAATTTTTAGAATTTCATGAAAAAGTCAAAAAAGAAGCAGAATTAATTAAAAAACAAAAACGCTTAAATGAAATTGATCAAAAATTTAGGGATAAAGGTATTAAATGTCCTAATTGTCAATCTTTTTATTGTGTTAAAAATGGTCATAATCCTGAAGGAAAACAAAAATATTTATGCAAAAAATGTCGTGCTAGTTTTGATGATTTTCGTGATCATTTTACGTATTGAAGTCATTTAAATTATGAACAGTGAAATTTATTGATTCAAATTTCATTATTAGGCCAATCTAGTAAAATGATTTCCCACTTTATTAAAACATCACCGAAAACCGCTTGATATAATCGCTAAAAAATAATGAAATCAAAACAATTAGAAAACACCCAATTAAAATTTAAAACGTTAAATGGCCAAATTCAAATCGATGAAACATTTATTAAAGAAATCCACA
Proteins encoded:
- a CDS encoding AAA domain-containing protein: MTLTEFTIQGDKYNNKNLLLNLYFLTNPKSKFTDDDVKNLRLKNITTVQGIDTFLKHNICIADFFVCLINDQAKIKKDKKGSKKKLYDILIRFKSITLLEQMFDSNLSLTILGDIDPEIGIVNVKNIFLTAMEKEKQEFETLATGVVLEVADNFRVDEAKLRTIFDSNVIANMKFLTSSFAEEKERWLQYLRFQEQNLEYKRNNSCLYLNRKLTEYIKIPKTVPIGEKFHDVRFLSQNFWYVDKKTFTNKNLTISHLFEEIIIVELELLLDNLDKYSILKKLNNLILANLQINRTYQKDAPLTLFSFNFSESYVQDGADIYDLGINISETKMKQKDIYDFKKELIKIYMLENDIMQESDIDHETIKVTINQLEKYQIVNCFYEIKNEDEISFNELNKMIPSYGYLTYIGKGDSTLLRRSNVILDKISKNDVANPYLINYIFNIEDIKLKTQSNLITEEQLIFASNNLNGNQQKAITKALNSQDIFLLQGPPGTGKTEFIAELVYQYAKLGKKVLISSQNHTAIDNVLTRLSKTPLLVPLRLTSDEVRKKNRFNDFNPDKLIFNNYRFIYAYLLRQYLTKWDGIGNDYEIQKYELQKLKANAKMLEKEINDYNHYTQKLNTLVAERETIINQKLQYLDDNRKLTIDINNIRNLLDFLVNINWDGIVAPTPDLVRLFNKHFGELLQEKFGFQIDDSYSLTETYKKLLTITTDNKLLKHKEIELATLKQVSKDLRDDDWMERLTAVQNEILELKNQVTLKQENIVFKKEQEAFKNDLKQLLQQYEEQSVINQNKISEIDEDKYEQEISYLEIETGTLNHKINALKVEVENIVNSINTIFNLNLVVKDISGTINEIDKEINKIEHDLNFVLQEKATKFNFVNNMITFLNKNYQISDFLTQENIETNHFTPAMERDTINYANQFLQDTVNVVAMTATSNQSYAQSKNKVLRDYNISDIDIKKFVFDVVIIDEVSKLTPMEIFMPLVYGKTVILVGDYRQLPPLMPYQEEDVALINEIYDQNYSYNDFLELITNSLFKKIISKCDDSVKEILINQYRSHEDIMRIVNFFYENQLQLGDKTNQNNEKQHYITVENKDGLKIFDSNKAIYWIDSSKDKTNINFVYEQVESGSTSLFNWLEVDLTIKTLELIEAGYNNLTVKLKKQPKVAVISFYSLHVKKLRRAIKSLKFKNIKVEVSTVDDYQGRETEIVIVNTVRNPRKQLNANKEFIKKYERLNVAFSRAKNMLIIIGAVSFFANIDVEIPIIANPNITKTIKAYYEILRIIDSYGLVWNAKDLL
- the rpsI gene encoding 30S ribosomal protein S9 codes for the protein MAKKQEVIYRGTGRRKSSIAQVVLTPGKGNVVVNGKPALEFFPYATLVQDLEQPLEITSSKSEFDIRVKVSGGGFTGQAGATRLGIARALVEASQDYKTLLRHSGMLTRDARIKERKKYGLHGARRAPQYSKR
- the rplM gene encoding 50S ribosomal protein L13: MRQTTILNSTKVEKKWYVIDAQGLVLGRLASKVAMILRGKNKPSYTPHVDCGDNVIILNADKINLSGNKLKGKMYYHHSQHPGGLKRTTAKDMLVKKPIYPVKHAIKGMLPKNKLGSKLFRNLFVYASNEHTHEAQQPIKLELTNK
- a CDS encoding IS1/IS1595 family N-terminal zinc-binding domain-containing protein, with the protein product MEKIIEELINSLTDDQFLEFHEKVKKEAELIKKQKRLNEIDQKFRDKGIKCPNCQSFYCVKNGHNPEGKQKYLCKKCRASFNAFRDHFTYWSHLNYEQWNLLIQISLLGQSSKMISHFIKTSPKTAWYNRQKIMKSKQLENTQLKFKTLNGQIQIDETFIKEIHKGNFKDKFDKRKIHLDSFSTNTKCCVQMAVDSNNNIYVKSTNTKRLQKQWIIENINKQLIKENSIIISDMQPLYLLVAKQTNSILLATKTSTNPDASYRKLNKISKLQSNLKESLIHYHGLGFTNIQNYLNLWKWKYQHKGLTPNQQSLVLYFNV
- a CDS encoding uracil-DNA glycosylase, with the protein product MWIKYAVGWGELFDNEIKKPYFKQLLKNIDSEYQNKLCYPAKKDIFRLFTLIEPNDIKVVIIGQDPYHGPGQANGLAFSVNDGIKTPPSLVNIFHELKKDLGVDHYASGNLDHWAKGGVFLYNTIGSVVAKTPLSHKDIGWTNFSQNLIIYLNEIRNDIVYVLWGNYAKQYGEYILNKSNIIKGTHPSPFSYNLFKDQQFFVKINDLLLKNKKNIIDWKM